One genomic region from Thalassotalea sp. PS06 encodes:
- a CDS encoding MFS transporter produces the protein MKQKPQLSFWQIWNVSFGFLGVQFGFALQNANVSRILSDLGADLHSLSLFWLVAPIMGLIVQPIVGSASDRTWNRFGRRKPYILAGAILAALGMILMPNAPLFVAIMAPMIFGAIILAFMDASFNVSFQPFRSLVSDMVPASQRNIGYSVQSLLINIGAVVGSILPFVLTNVIGLENTAKAGEVAPSVTWAFYIGATVLLGSVLWTVFRTKEYPPEEYYAYRGEDAAAIAAEHQKKTSIGQSLRNFFGLMKTMPDTMRQLAVVQFFSWFALFIMWVYSMPAISQHIWGVEVQWFDPAFIESVGEVPQSVLDAKGAAGDWVGIIFAAYSLFAAIFSVFLAKLADKFGRKLVYSLSLLAGALGYFSFMLLGPSQVVEVNLLITSVEIPQDAVYLLLPMIGIGISWAAILAMPYAILAGSLPVSKTGVYMGIFNFTIAAPQIVSGIFSGWILSAVFDNHAIYIVMLAGVSMLFAALSVGLVKDSE, from the coding sequence ATGAAACAAAAGCCACAATTATCGTTTTGGCAGATCTGGAACGTTAGTTTCGGATTTTTAGGGGTGCAATTTGGTTTTGCCCTGCAAAATGCCAACGTTAGTCGCATTCTCTCCGATCTCGGAGCGGATTTGCATTCACTTTCACTGTTCTGGTTAGTTGCGCCGATCATGGGGTTGATCGTGCAGCCTATCGTCGGCTCTGCATCCGATAGAACCTGGAATCGCTTTGGGCGTCGCAAACCCTATATTCTCGCCGGTGCCATTCTGGCCGCTTTGGGTATGATTTTGATGCCTAACGCACCGCTATTTGTGGCGATTATGGCGCCGATGATATTTGGTGCCATCATTCTGGCATTTATGGACGCGTCATTTAACGTTAGTTTTCAGCCATTCCGTTCGCTCGTATCGGATATGGTACCAGCTTCACAACGCAACATCGGCTACTCGGTTCAATCCTTGTTGATAAACATCGGTGCCGTGGTAGGTTCAATTCTTCCGTTTGTGCTTACCAATGTGATTGGTCTGGAAAATACCGCAAAAGCGGGAGAAGTTGCGCCGTCGGTTACCTGGGCATTTTATATCGGTGCAACCGTATTATTAGGTTCGGTACTTTGGACGGTATTTCGTACTAAAGAGTATCCACCTGAAGAGTACTACGCATATCGTGGTGAAGATGCTGCGGCAATTGCCGCCGAGCATCAAAAGAAAACCTCTATTGGCCAGAGCTTACGTAACTTTTTTGGTTTGATGAAAACCATGCCAGATACCATGCGTCAGCTTGCGGTTGTGCAGTTTTTCTCATGGTTTGCGTTGTTCATTATGTGGGTTTACTCAATGCCAGCGATTTCCCAGCATATCTGGGGCGTTGAAGTGCAGTGGTTTGATCCAGCCTTTATTGAATCTGTTGGCGAAGTACCTCAATCCGTTCTGGACGCCAAAGGTGCTGCCGGTGACTGGGTAGGTATTATCTTTGCCGCTTACTCACTATTTGCGGCTATCTTCTCTGTATTTCTGGCGAAACTTGCTGATAAATTTGGTCGTAAGCTGGTTTACTCTCTATCTTTACTGGCCGGTGCATTAGGTTATTTCTCCTTCATGTTACTTGGTCCTTCGCAAGTGGTTGAAGTGAATTTGTTAATCACCTCAGTAGAAATCCCACAGGATGCGGTTTATCTATTGCTACCTATGATCGGTATTGGTATTTCCTGGGCGGCGATTCTGGCAATGCCTTATGCAATACTTGCCGGCTCATTACCGGTTAGTAAAACCGGGGTTTACATGGGCATCTTTAACTTTACAATTGCTGCGCCGCAAATCGTGTCGGGTATATTCTCTGGTTGGATCCTGAGTGCCGTGTTTGATAATCATGCAATATACATTGTTATGCTAGCAGGTGTATCAATGCTATTTGCGGCATTATCGGTAGGTCTGGTTAAAGACAGTGAATAG
- a CDS encoding glycoside hydrolase family 97 protein, whose amino-acid sequence MGKLTQVNKSFCYLVVIASAFSASVLAKEVSVSSPDGKITFTVSDDDKTPKYRIDFNGQEVIEPSALGLVFRDSDYFESGFEINSSKRNQVKQTWQQPWGESKEILDHHNELSVTFKADRDNVNTYGLRVRVFNDGVGFRYEVPEQAGLDEINITNELTEFVMEKNADAAAWWIPTRGWNRYEYVYNTTSLRDVDRAHTPFTMKLTNGVHVSIHEAALVDYSAMSLDQRRHGFLKADLAPWSDGVLVKKQGAFNTPWRTVQISEDATGLLNSHLILNLNEPNKLGDVSWVEPGKYIGIWWGMHINENTWGSGDKHGATTSEVKRYMDFAAKYGFDGVLVEGWNIGWDGNWFFNGDVFSFTESYPDFDMEAIHKYGQDKGVRLIGHHETSGNVTNYRNQMEDAFTLYEKHDVAQVKTGYVADGGNIKRIDENGVARKEWHDGQFMVNEYLYNVKLAAKHKISINTHEPVKDTGLRRTYPNWISREGARGQEFNAWGNPPNPPEHAAILPYTRMLSGPMDFTPGIFDMTFNGLGADTNRPQTTLAKQLALYVVLYSPIQMAADLPRNYEANLPAFQFIRDVPTDWEQSIALDGEVGDFVIFARQQRDSQDWFLGGLTDEDARDVSVALTFLKPGVQYRAQIYRDSEKTNWVDNPAEITIEEKMVTAKDTLKLTMANSGGFAIRLQAQ is encoded by the coding sequence ATGGGTAAGTTAACACAAGTAAACAAGAGCTTTTGCTATCTCGTAGTCATCGCCAGTGCATTTAGTGCATCGGTTTTGGCCAAAGAAGTATCGGTATCGTCCCCTGATGGGAAAATTACCTTTACCGTCAGTGATGACGATAAAACGCCAAAATATCGCATTGATTTTAACGGTCAGGAAGTGATTGAACCTTCAGCGCTTGGCCTGGTATTTCGTGACAGCGATTATTTTGAATCTGGCTTTGAAATTAACTCGAGTAAGCGTAATCAGGTAAAACAAACCTGGCAGCAGCCCTGGGGTGAAAGCAAAGAAATCTTAGATCACCATAATGAATTAAGTGTCACATTCAAAGCGGATCGCGATAACGTCAACACTTATGGCTTAAGAGTTCGCGTATTTAACGATGGCGTTGGTTTTCGTTATGAGGTTCCAGAACAGGCAGGGTTAGACGAAATTAACATCACCAACGAGCTGACCGAATTCGTGATGGAGAAAAACGCCGATGCTGCTGCCTGGTGGATCCCAACGCGAGGCTGGAATCGTTATGAATACGTTTATAACACCACCTCGCTTCGCGATGTCGATCGTGCTCACACACCATTTACGATGAAATTAACCAATGGCGTACATGTCAGTATTCACGAGGCGGCGTTAGTTGATTATTCCGCGATGAGCTTAGATCAACGCCGTCATGGATTCCTGAAAGCAGATCTGGCCCCTTGGTCTGATGGTGTACTGGTGAAAAAGCAAGGCGCGTTTAATACCCCTTGGCGCACCGTGCAAATCAGTGAAGATGCCACGGGTCTGTTAAATTCTCACCTGATTCTAAATCTTAATGAGCCAAATAAACTCGGTGATGTGTCCTGGGTTGAACCGGGCAAATACATTGGTATTTGGTGGGGCATGCATATTAACGAAAACACCTGGGGCAGTGGTGATAAACACGGTGCAACAACCAGTGAAGTTAAGCGTTATATGGATTTTGCTGCCAAATATGGTTTTGATGGTGTTTTAGTTGAAGGCTGGAATATTGGCTGGGATGGCAACTGGTTCTTCAATGGTGATGTATTTAGCTTCACCGAAAGTTATCCCGATTTCGACATGGAAGCTATCCACAAATATGGTCAAGACAAAGGTGTGCGTCTGATTGGTCACCATGAAACCTCAGGTAATGTCACTAACTATCGCAACCAGATGGAAGATGCTTTTACGTTGTATGAAAAGCATGACGTGGCTCAGGTGAAGACCGGTTATGTTGCCGATGGCGGTAATATCAAACGCATCGATGAAAATGGTGTTGCCCGCAAAGAGTGGCACGATGGCCAGTTTATGGTGAATGAGTATTTGTACAATGTAAAGCTTGCTGCGAAACACAAGATTTCTATCAATACCCATGAACCAGTGAAAGATACGGGTTTGCGTCGTACTTATCCTAACTGGATTTCCCGTGAAGGCGCCCGTGGTCAGGAATTCAATGCCTGGGGTAATCCACCAAATCCTCCTGAGCATGCTGCGATTTTACCTTATACGCGTATGTTATCTGGACCTATGGATTTTACACCGGGTATTTTTGACATGACCTTTAATGGCCTGGGTGCGGATACCAACCGCCCGCAAACCACATTAGCGAAGCAATTAGCCTTGTATGTGGTCTTATATAGCCCAATCCAGATGGCTGCTGATTTGCCACGAAATTACGAAGCTAATTTACCGGCGTTCCAGTTTATTCGCGATGTACCGACCGATTGGGAGCAGAGTATTGCCCTTGATGGCGAAGTTGGCGATTTTGTTATCTTTGCCCGTCAGCAGCGCGATAGTCAGGATTGGTTCCTTGGTGGATTAACCGATGAAGATGCTCGTGATGTAAGTGTCGCGTTGACCTTCTTGAAGCCTGGCGTACAATACCGGGCACAGATTTACCGTGATTCAGAAAAAACCAACTGGGTCGATAATCCTGCAGAGATCACCATCGAAGAAAAAATGGTGACTGCTAAAGATACATTAAAACTAACTATGGCCAACAGCGGCGGATTCGCAATTCGTTTGCAGGCTCAATAG
- a CDS encoding LacI family DNA-binding transcriptional regulator, with amino-acid sequence MIVKATSFDIAYRAGVSQSTVSRALRNSPLVNEETRKKIQAIAKELNYKVDKNARNLRSQQSNTLALLLFEDKGADESKINPFFLTMLGSITRACSNSGYDLLVSFQEMENDWHAEYADSNKADGIILLGYGDYTDYRDKLLHLHQQGTHFVRFGAEVTDMPVTSIGGDNIGGGKRLTEHLISKGSNNIAFIGTISEAAPEFLGRYKGHQQALEAAGLAVNPDLQANAISSEEAGYRATKSLLDKGIPFDGLFGASDLIAIGAMRALQESGLQVPDDVAVVGFDDIPMASFTKPTLTTAKQDTLLAGQLLVDNLLSMIAGSKPKTVLMPTQLITRESSNRTK; translated from the coding sequence ATTATTGTGAAAGCAACCTCATTTGATATTGCCTATCGTGCCGGTGTTTCTCAGTCCACGGTTTCCCGGGCATTGCGTAACAGTCCCTTGGTTAATGAAGAAACCAGAAAGAAGATTCAGGCGATCGCCAAAGAGCTGAATTACAAAGTCGATAAAAACGCCCGAAACCTGCGCTCACAACAAAGTAATACCCTTGCCTTACTGTTGTTTGAAGACAAAGGTGCCGATGAATCAAAAATCAATCCTTTTTTCCTGACCATGTTAGGTTCAATTACTCGAGCCTGTTCTAATTCGGGTTATGATTTGCTGGTTTCATTTCAGGAAATGGAAAATGACTGGCACGCTGAATACGCAGATAGTAATAAAGCCGACGGCATCATCCTGCTTGGCTATGGTGATTACACCGATTACCGGGACAAGCTTTTGCACTTGCATCAACAGGGTACGCACTTTGTTCGATTCGGAGCGGAAGTAACGGATATGCCGGTTACCAGTATCGGTGGTGATAATATTGGCGGCGGCAAGCGATTGACCGAACATCTGATATCTAAGGGCAGTAACAATATCGCTTTTATCGGTACAATTTCTGAAGCTGCACCTGAGTTCCTGGGTCGTTATAAAGGACATCAACAGGCTCTGGAAGCTGCCGGGTTAGCGGTAAATCCTGACCTTCAGGCAAATGCGATATCTTCAGAAGAAGCGGGATATCGGGCGACAAAATCTTTGCTGGATAAAGGCATTCCATTTGATGGTTTATTTGGTGCCAGTGATTTGATTGCCATAGGTGCTATGCGCGCGCTTCAGGAATCTGGTTTACAGGTTCCAGACGATGTCGCAGTTGTAGGCTTCGATGACATTCCAATGGCAAGCTTTACCAAGCCAACCTTAACGACGGCGAAACAGGATACCCTATTAGCAGGGCAACTTTTGGTGGATAATCTGTTGAGCATGATCGCCGGTTCGAAGCCAAAAACCGTATTAATGCCAACCCAGTTGATTACTCGAGAGTCATCAAACCGCACCAAATAA
- the pulA gene encoding pullulanase-type alpha-1,6-glucosidase codes for MIKAPSLRFAQILKTSASLFLPISMIALSGCQADEQGQQPEISAKQILAATKSAQAHWLQQNHIVLVDGQTDPLAEKAYLTSIDMIGQVSELHPLQVNEMSEQLATKYPHLASFSARQSYQLTLPDADIRSLVKGPLYLINVDESQQVTFATAVQFGNLLDALYTSGSNDADEYTRFGSATSKQAGESNTQFSLWAPTAKSVSVTLFEKPGVPAEPAKVQLSEDTSTGIWSGDLSGDYQGYYYQYILEIYHPDAGKVVNITTTDPYSLSLSTNSEYSQLVNLDGAETMPAGWQQHQVPEVQDFEDNVFYETHIRDFSAHDNALSNSDFVGKYKAFSEKASDGIRHLKQLKQAGLNNIHLLPAFDIGTVNEDPKLRVSLDDTVAKLCSLKAEHVWCQGENKLDEEQSQQTLRAVLETFDPMSDKAQQAVSQWRDIDDYNWGYDPFHYTVPEGSYATDAMGMARIVEFREMVQSLHNMGFRVIMDVVYNHTHKAGLETTSVLDKIVPDYYQRLNPITGDIEQSTCCDNTATERSMMAKLMVDSLVVWARDYKIDGFRFDLMGHQPKDLMLEARKAVHAVDPDNYFYGEGWNFGEVANNQRFVQASQLELAGTEIGTFSDRLRDAVRGGALNAAGDDIRKAQGIGNGLGTYGNELTTYGNELVANKQSQSLNAMDQIRVGLAGNLATFPLENSQGEQVLGKDIPYGAQPTGYALDPADTVNYVSKHDNQTLWDNNQYRLPYDMSTEDRARVQVLSLAYPLMAQGIPFIHMGSELLRSKAYLRDSYDYGDWFNQVDFAMQTNNYNVGLPPAEKDQQNWQLITDVINNNEGRDLVKPEHIAWTKQRFIEYLSIRMSSKLFRLPTAEDIQQRVTFENTGKEQQPGIIAMKLADNIDGKADLDPKFAEILVIFNNQAKTSRFAYNDIEGWKLHPTQQQSDDAIISASRVTDSGFEVGKLTVAVFVR; via the coding sequence ATGATTAAAGCCCCTTCCCTCAGGTTTGCTCAGATTTTGAAGACGTCTGCTTCCTTATTTCTTCCTATATCAATGATTGCCCTTTCAGGGTGTCAGGCTGACGAACAAGGTCAGCAGCCAGAGATTTCAGCAAAGCAAATACTCGCAGCTACCAAGTCGGCTCAGGCTCACTGGTTACAACAAAATCATATTGTTTTGGTTGACGGTCAAACCGATCCTTTGGCGGAAAAAGCCTACCTGACTTCAATCGACATGATTGGCCAGGTCAGCGAACTGCATCCATTGCAAGTCAATGAGATGTCTGAACAACTGGCAACAAAATATCCACATCTGGCGAGTTTTTCCGCTCGTCAGTCTTATCAGTTAACTTTGCCAGACGCAGATATCCGCAGTTTAGTAAAGGGACCTTTATATTTGATAAATGTTGATGAAAGTCAGCAGGTTACTTTTGCAACTGCTGTGCAGTTCGGGAATCTTTTAGATGCCTTATATACATCCGGTAGCAATGATGCCGATGAATATACTAGGTTCGGTAGCGCCACCTCAAAACAAGCTGGTGAATCCAATACTCAGTTCTCGCTTTGGGCACCAACGGCGAAATCCGTATCGGTAACTTTGTTTGAAAAACCTGGTGTGCCGGCAGAACCGGCCAAAGTTCAGCTTAGTGAAGATACTAGCACCGGAATTTGGTCCGGAGATCTTTCCGGGGACTATCAGGGTTATTACTATCAGTATATTCTCGAAATTTACCATCCTGATGCAGGTAAAGTCGTTAATATCACCACTACCGATCCTTATTCTTTATCATTGTCAACAAATAGTGAGTACTCACAACTAGTTAACCTTGATGGTGCCGAAACAATGCCTGCAGGCTGGCAACAGCATCAGGTTCCAGAAGTGCAGGATTTTGAGGACAATGTGTTTTACGAAACTCATATCCGTGATTTTTCCGCCCATGATAACGCTCTGAGCAACTCAGATTTTGTCGGCAAATATAAGGCTTTTAGTGAAAAAGCCAGCGACGGTATTCGTCACCTTAAACAGTTAAAACAAGCGGGCCTGAATAATATCCACCTATTACCTGCCTTTGATATCGGTACCGTAAACGAAGATCCGAAGCTGCGCGTTTCTTTGGATGATACGGTTGCTAAGCTATGTTCACTGAAAGCTGAACATGTCTGGTGTCAGGGCGAAAATAAGCTTGATGAAGAGCAATCGCAACAGACACTGCGCGCGGTATTAGAAACCTTCGACCCAATGAGTGACAAAGCCCAGCAAGCAGTAAGCCAATGGCGTGATATTGACGATTACAACTGGGGCTATGATCCTTTCCACTATACGGTTCCAGAAGGCAGTTATGCGACTGACGCGATGGGCATGGCGCGTATCGTCGAGTTTCGGGAAATGGTGCAAAGCCTGCACAATATGGGCTTTCGGGTGATTATGGATGTGGTTTATAACCACACCCACAAAGCAGGCCTGGAAACTACGTCTGTCCTCGATAAAATCGTGCCTGATTACTATCAGCGCCTTAACCCAATAACTGGTGATATCGAACAATCAACCTGCTGTGATAATACCGCAACAGAACGTTCGATGATGGCGAAATTGATGGTTGATTCTCTGGTTGTCTGGGCTCGTGATTACAAGATTGACGGCTTTCGTTTCGATTTAATGGGGCACCAGCCTAAAGATTTGATGCTTGAAGCAAGAAAAGCGGTTCACGCCGTTGATCCGGATAACTACTTCTACGGCGAAGGTTGGAACTTTGGCGAAGTGGCCAATAACCAACGATTTGTTCAAGCCAGCCAACTTGAGCTAGCTGGAACGGAAATTGGTACTTTTAGCGACCGCTTGCGAGATGCGGTTCGTGGCGGTGCGCTTAACGCAGCTGGCGATGATATCCGTAAAGCTCAGGGCATTGGTAATGGCCTGGGTACCTATGGAAATGAATTAACGACGTATGGCAACGAGCTGGTAGCAAATAAGCAATCTCAGTCTCTCAATGCTATGGATCAAATCCGTGTTGGTCTTGCCGGAAACCTGGCTACCTTCCCGCTTGAGAATAGTCAGGGGGAACAGGTGTTGGGTAAAGATATTCCTTACGGTGCTCAGCCGACCGGCTACGCTTTAGATCCTGCCGATACCGTTAACTATGTGTCCAAACACGATAATCAGACGTTATGGGATAACAACCAGTATCGTTTGCCTTATGACATGAGCACTGAAGACAGGGCCCGCGTACAAGTGTTGTCTTTGGCTTACCCATTGATGGCACAAGGTATTCCGTTTATTCACATGGGATCTGAATTACTGCGTTCTAAGGCGTATCTAAGGGATAGTTACGATTACGGCGACTGGTTCAATCAGGTCGATTTTGCGATGCAAACCAACAATTACAATGTTGGTCTGCCACCAGCGGAAAAAGATCAGCAAAACTGGCAATTGATTACCGATGTAATCAACAACAATGAAGGTCGTGATTTGGTTAAGCCTGAGCATATTGCCTGGACCAAACAGCGTTTTATCGAGTATCTGTCGATTCGCATGTCGTCGAAGTTGTTCCGTTTGCCAACCGCTGAAGACATTCAACAGCGAGTGACTTTCGAAAACACCGGTAAAGAACAGCAACCTGGCATTATCGCCATGAAGCTAGCAGACAACATCGACGGCAAGGCTGACCTAGATCCAAAATTTGCTGAGATTCTGGTGATATTTAACAACCAGGCTAAGACCAGTCGTTTTGCTTATAACGATATTGAAGGTTGGAAATTACATCCAACTCAACAGCAAAGTGATGATGCAATCATTAGTGCAAGTCGAGTTACAGACTCAGGCTTTGAAGTTGGCAAATTAACGGTAGCGGTATTCGTTCGTTAG
- a CDS encoding fused MFS/spermidine synthase, translating into MGIQLLGGRILAPYFGSSVHVWGSIITVFMLALSIGYLYGGRLSMKNPSLKRFGMIFMLAGATLLPLIYFTTNILDWVFINIEDSRYGSLVASTILFLVPTVILGMISPYSIRLLVTHQDESGQIAGLLYFVSTMGSALGTLLTSFYLVLWFEVNQILFSFCGLLVVLGMLAWGYQHLAQKKAAEVMVHG; encoded by the coding sequence ATGGGTATTCAGTTACTGGGAGGTCGAATTCTCGCGCCCTACTTTGGTTCCAGCGTTCACGTCTGGGGCAGCATTATTACTGTGTTCATGTTGGCATTATCAATAGGCTACTTATATGGTGGTCGCTTATCAATGAAAAACCCATCACTGAAAAGATTTGGCATGATCTTTATGCTTGCAGGTGCCACCCTGTTACCCCTGATTTATTTCACCACCAATATTCTCGATTGGGTGTTTATCAATATTGAAGACAGTCGTTATGGCTCTCTGGTGGCATCAACCATCTTATTTCTGGTGCCGACGGTTATTTTGGGAATGATTTCGCCCTACTCGATTCGCTTGCTTGTAACGCACCAGGACGAGAGTGGACAAATTGCCGGGCTGCTTTATTTCGTTTCAACCATGGGGAGTGCGTTAGGAACCTTACTGACATCTTTTTACCTCGTACTGTGGTTTGAAGTGAATCAGATTTTGTTTTCATTTTGCGGTTTGCTTGTAGTTCTTGGCATGCTGGCCTGGGGATATCAGCACCTTGCCCAGAAAAAGGCGGCGGAGGTTATGGTTCATGGCTAA
- a CDS encoding TonB-dependent receptor produces MLNFKPNKVALALVSTGLISMSSVSFAAEETAAEQEVEVIEVTGIRGSLQKAQAIKMSTNSIVEVLSAEDIGKLPDTSVAESLSRLPGLSGERRNGRTSGLSVRGFNENYVGTSLNGRELLGMGDNRGVEYDLYPTEIVSTIVVYKTPEAGLVSQGIGGTIDLQTVSPLNADSTFTINADYEQNGEDAANPDYDNNGHRFSFNWVDQFADDTLGLALTVATQETPRQEEQFRAWGYADSDDGKILGGHDSFVRSAMLERDSIAGIVEWAPTDNLKLQLDALYIDFNENDVRRGLEEGGPVWGGVNYTVTEVENGLVTSGYWDGFHSVIRNDARSQEAELTTFGLNVEYSLTDDWTLEADLSTGKVDKLLFDVESYSGVGRAGMADRPTAARSWEMTSTGVMYSDHPTLPGVDYTDESLIRLAGPQAWGAPIIGGDAQDGFVNRPEFEESLDSFRLSVNGVVEWGFISAVEAGIMYSDRSKSKLNEGDYLTAPSYPGDAPIPEVLGVADLSFIGINGVLAYDSLGLFKSGYYTATEASLVQNDRLGDTYEVDEEITTLYGKLDIDTEFAGIYVSGNFGVQVIDVDQSSTGFSTTTEEGTGNTLATAVSGGDSYTDVLPTLNLSFEIAENQFIRTAIGKVQSRPRMDQMKPNNQFGFSFNANQVGSEDPENGPWSGSAGNPTLKPLEANQFDISYENYFADEGYFAAAFFYKDLTNWHRSGSVLTDFSDEYIPGYHQVTVVDEVTGEETILTPQTFEGFVGTTTDGFEGFVRGYEFQASVPFNLFADALDGFGLVGSATFLDGELDDGGRIPGLSEESYSFTAYYENSGFEIRLSGTKRDEFLTEARGLSLSLQEFESLGGELWDAQIGYDFSESGIDSLDGLRVTFKVQNLTKEDDVQADAADSRFVTLYQYYGANYLLGINYEF; encoded by the coding sequence ATGTTAAATTTTAAGCCGAACAAGGTGGCGTTGGCGCTGGTTTCGACTGGCCTGATTTCCATGAGTTCTGTGTCTTTTGCTGCTGAAGAAACAGCGGCAGAGCAAGAAGTTGAAGTCATTGAAGTTACGGGTATCCGTGGCAGTCTTCAAAAAGCACAAGCTATCAAAATGAGCACCAACTCAATCGTTGAAGTGCTATCTGCTGAAGATATCGGTAAATTACCTGATACTTCAGTCGCTGAATCTCTTTCTCGTTTACCAGGCCTTTCTGGTGAGCGTCGTAACGGTCGTACTAGCGGTCTATCTGTTCGTGGTTTTAACGAAAACTACGTCGGTACTTCACTAAACGGTCGTGAATTACTAGGTATGGGTGACAACCGTGGTGTTGAATATGATTTATACCCTACCGAAATCGTATCTACTATCGTTGTATATAAAACACCTGAAGCTGGCCTAGTGTCTCAGGGTATCGGTGGTACAATCGATCTACAAACTGTTAGTCCATTAAATGCTGATTCTACTTTCACCATCAATGCTGACTATGAGCAAAATGGCGAAGATGCAGCAAACCCAGACTACGATAATAACGGTCATCGTTTTTCATTCAACTGGGTTGACCAATTTGCTGACGACACTTTAGGTCTGGCACTTACTGTAGCGACTCAGGAAACTCCTCGTCAGGAAGAGCAATTCCGTGCATGGGGTTATGCTGACTCTGACGACGGTAAAATCTTAGGCGGTCACGATTCTTTCGTTCGTTCTGCAATGCTAGAGCGTGATTCAATCGCTGGTATCGTTGAATGGGCGCCAACTGATAATTTAAAACTTCAGCTAGACGCTTTATACATCGACTTCAATGAAAACGACGTACGTCGTGGTCTTGAAGAAGGTGGTCCAGTATGGGGTGGCGTAAACTACACTGTTACTGAAGTTGAAAATGGCCTTGTAACTTCAGGTTATTGGGATGGTTTCCACTCAGTAATTCGTAACGATGCGCGAAGCCAGGAAGCGGAACTTACCACTTTCGGCTTAAACGTTGAGTACTCTCTAACTGATGACTGGACTTTAGAAGCCGATCTTTCGACGGGTAAAGTTGATAAATTACTATTTGACGTAGAGAGCTACTCAGGTGTTGGCCGTGCAGGTATGGCTGACCGTCCTACTGCTGCGCGTTCCTGGGAAATGACATCTACTGGTGTTATGTACTCAGATCATCCAACCTTACCAGGTGTTGATTACACTGATGAAAGTTTAATTCGTCTTGCTGGTCCTCAAGCTTGGGGTGCGCCAATTATCGGTGGTGACGCACAAGACGGGTTCGTTAACCGTCCTGAGTTTGAAGAAAGCCTGGACAGCTTCCGTTTATCTGTAAACGGTGTTGTTGAATGGGGCTTCATTTCTGCTGTAGAAGCAGGAATCATGTACTCTGACCGCAGCAAATCAAAACTTAATGAAGGTGACTACCTAACAGCGCCTTCTTATCCTGGAGATGCTCCTATTCCTGAAGTATTGGGCGTAGCGGATCTTAGCTTCATTGGTATCAACGGCGTTCTTGCGTACGATTCACTAGGTCTGTTTAAATCCGGTTACTACACAGCAACTGAAGCTTCATTGGTTCAGAACGATCGTCTTGGTGATACTTACGAGGTTGATGAAGAAATCACTACCCTTTACGGTAAGTTGGATATCGATACTGAATTTGCTGGTATCTACGTAAGCGGTAACTTCGGCGTTCAGGTTATTGACGTTGACCAGAGCTCTACAGGTTTCTCAACAACGACTGAAGAAGGCACTGGTAATACCCTGGCAACTGCAGTTTCTGGTGGCGACAGCTACACTGACGTTCTTCCTACCTTAAACTTAAGCTTTGAGATTGCTGAGAACCAGTTTATCCGTACTGCGATTGGTAAAGTTCAATCTCGTCCACGTATGGACCAGATGAAGCCTAACAATCAGTTCGGTTTCTCATTTAACGCAAATCAGGTAGGAAGTGAAGATCCTGAAAATGGCCCTTGGAGTGGTAGCGCTGGTAACCCAACGCTAAAACCTCTTGAAGCAAACCAGTTTGATATCTCTTACGAGAACTACTTTGCTGATGAAGGTTACTTCGCTGCAGCCTTCTTCTACAAAGACTTAACTAACTGGCACCGTTCTGGTAGCGTGCTAACTGATTTCTCTGACGAGTACATTCCGGGTTACCACCAAGTCACAGTTGTTGACGAAGTTACTGGAGAAGAAACTATTCTTACGCCGCAAACCTTCGAAGGTTTTGTAGGCACAACGACTGATGGTTTTGAAGGTTTTGTACGTGGTTACGAATTCCAGGCAAGCGTACCGTTCAATCTATTCGCCGATGCTCTTGACGGCTTTGGTTTAGTAGGTAGTGCTACGTTCCTTGACGGTGAGTTAGATGACGGTGGCCGTATTCCTGGTTTGTCTGAAGAGAGCTACTCTTTCACGGCTTACTATGAAAACAGTGGTTTTGAAATCCGTTTATCAGGCACCAAGCGTGATGAATTCTTAACTGAAGCTCGCGGTCTGAGCTTATCACTACAAGAATTCGAAAGCTTAGGTGGTGAACTTTGGGATGCACAAATCGGCTATGACTTCAGCGAATCAGGTATTGACTCTCTAGACGGTCTGCGTGTTACCTTCAAGGTTCAAAACCTTACCAAAGAAGACGACGTTCAGGCAGATGCTGCGGACTCTCGTTTCGTTACCTTGTATCAGTACTACGGTGCTAACTACTTACTTGGTATCAACTACGAGTTCTAA